A window of Dissulfurirhabdus thermomarina genomic DNA:
GCCCGCTGCTCCATGGCGTACTGGAGGAGGTGGTCCACGGCCTGCTGGATGTGCTTGTCGGAGTGGGCCCCCTCGATGCCCTGGAGCCGGATGAGCTGCTCCAGGTTGCTGATGTCGACCGAGGGCCCCTGGAGGAGGTCCTGGGCCGCGGCGATGGACTTCTTGAAGCCGAAGAACTCGCGGATGATCTGCTCGATGTCGCCTCTGGGGGCCACGGAGAGCCGGATGGCGGTCTTGCAGGCGCGCTCCACGTCCTGGCGGAGCTCCGCGTCCAGGGGGTCGTAGCAGGCCACCTCGAGGGTCTTGCCGTCCCACTCCACCGGCAGGACCAGGCGCCGGCCCGCGAAGGAGGCGGGCAGCGTCCGGGTCACCACCTCCATGTCCAGGTCCAGGGGGTCCAGGCGGCGGAACCGCCAGCCCCGGTCCCCGGCCACCAGGGCGAGGATGTCCGCCTCCTCCAGGGGGCGGAGCGGGTCGTCCCGCCGGGGGAGCTTGAGGGAGTGGATCCACTGGACGAGGTCCTGGCCCCGCCGCCGGGGGATGGCGAGCTTGGCGCGGAGGGAGGCGGTCTGCTCCGGGGCGAGGTAGCCTGCGGCCTCGAGGCGCGGAAAGAGGTAGTCGGGGTCGTGGTAGGGGTGTGCCATGGGCGCGGGTTTCGTGGTACAAATGAAGGGCGGCCCGGGCGCGGGTGCCCGGGGCCCGTCAGTCTTTCTTTTCGGTTTCTCTACCCCGGAACACCACAAAAATCAAAACCGGCCGCGGCCGGTCTCGGGATGCCATGGACGAGAAGAACCGCGGGGACGAAAAGTGGATCGAGCTCCGGTTGGCGGTTCCGCCGGCCCACGTGGAGGCCGTGGCCGCCTTCCTCGCCGACGAGCTCGGCCGCGGGGTGGTGACCGGGGCCTGGATCGACCCGGAGGCGCCGCCGGAGCTGGCGGACGTCCGGGCCTACCTCACCCCGGCGGAGCGGGCGGGGGGGTTCCCGGGGCGCCTCGAGGCCTTCCTCCGCGGCCTCCGGCGGCTGTACCCGGGGTTTCCCGGGGCGCCGCCGGCGTACCGGGAACTGGCGGAGACGGACTGGAGCGAGGGATGGAAGCGGGACTTCGCCCCCTTCCGGGTGGGGCGCCGCTGGCTGGTCCGTCCCTCCTGGGCCGCGGCCGCCCCCCGCCCGGGGGACGTCATCCTCCAGATCGACCCGGGCCGGGCCTTCGGGACGGGCTCCCATGCCACCACGGCCCTGCTCCTGGAGCTCCTGGAGGCGGTCTGGCCGGCCGGAGAGGAAGGCGCCGGGCGGCCGGCGGTCCTGGACGTGGGGACCGGGACGGGGATCCTCGCCGTGGCGGCGGCCCGGCTGGGGGCGGCGGCTGTCACCGCGGTGGACGTGGACCCCGACGCCGTGGAGGCCGCGCGGAAGAACGCCCGGGTCAACGGCGTGGCGGCCGTGGTCCGGGTGGTCCGGGGCTCGGCCGATGCGGCCTCCGGCGCCTTCGACCTCGTCCTCGCCAACATCGAGCGGAACGTCCTCCTGGATCTTGCGCCGCTGCTCGCCGGGCGGTGCCGTCCCGGCGGCCGGCTCCTTCTCTCGGGGCTTCTTGCGGCGCAGGGGGGCGAGGTGGCCGCCGCCTTCCGGGCGCACGGCTTCCGGATCGACCGCGAGGCCCGCCGCGACGAGTGGTGCGCCCTCTCCCTGGTGAAGGGGGCCTGATGCATCCCCGGTTCTTCCTCCTCCCCGAGGGGACGCGCCCGGGCCCGGACGGCACGGTGGCGCTCGCCGGGGAGGAGGCGGTGCATCTGCGGCGGGTGCTCCGCCTCCGGGAGGGGGACCGGGTGCATCTCGCCGACGGCACGGGCTGGCGCGCCCCGGCTCGGGTTCGCCGCATCGGGGCCGGGAGGGGGAACGGGCCCCGGGTGGTCCTGGAGCTGGCCGGGCCGGCGGAGGAGGTGGACGACCTCGTCCCGGTCCACCTCTTGGTCGCCGTTCTCAAGAAGGAGGCCATGGACTGGCTCGTCCAGAAGGCCGCCGAGCTGGGGGCGGCCCGCCTCCAGCCGGTGGTGACGGCGCGCACCGTGGTCCGGCTCGACTCGAGCCGGGCCGGGGCCCGGCTGGAGCGGTGGCGGGGGCTGGCCCGCCAGGCCCTCAAGCAGTGCCGGGGGGGGCGGGTCACCGAGGTGGCCCCGGTGGCGCCGCTGGAGGCGGCTCTCGCCGCCTGCGCCGGGCTCCCCGGGCGCTTCTTCCTGTGGGAGGGCGGGGGGCGGCCCCTGGCCCGGGCCTGGGCGGAGTTGGGGCGGCCCTTGCCGTGCGCGGTGCTCGTGGGCCCGGAAGGCGGGTTCGAGGCGGGCGAGGCCGCCCGGGTCGAGGCGGCGGGGTTCGTGCCGGCCGGCCTCGGTCCCCGCATCCTCCGCGGCGAGACGGCGGCCGTGGCCGCCCTGGCCGTGCTGGCCGGGTTGCGCGGCGGCGGGGCGGGGCCGTGAGCGCCCGCCGCCACGCCCTCGTCCTCGCCGGGGGGACGGGTACCCGGCTCTGGCCCCTGAGCCGCCGGGCCCGGCCGAAGCAGTTCCTTCGCCTCGGCGGGGGGGAGCGGACGCTCCTCCAGGCCGCCGTGGACCGGGTCCGGCCCCTGGTGCCCCCCGAGCGCCTCTGGGTCGTGGCCAAGCCCTGGATGGCCGGCGAGGTGCACCGCGAGGTCCCGGATCTCCCGGAGGAGCACCTCCTCCTCGAGCCCTGTCCCCGGGGGACCGCCGCCGCGGTGCTCCTCGGGGCCCTGGCGGTGATGGGGCGCGACCCGGAGGCGGTCCTGGCCGTCCTGCCCTCGGACCACGTGGTGGGAGACGCGGCGGCCTTCCGGCGGGTGCTCGATGCGGCCTTCCGGTGGGCCGCGGACCACCCGGACATCGTGGCCGTGGGCCTGCGGCCCCGGCGGCCCGAGACGGCCTTCGGCTACGTCGAGACGGCGGCGTGCCTCGGCACCTGCAGCGGCGTCCCGTGTCACCGGGCCGCCTCCTTCCACGAGAAGCCCGGCCGGGCCGAGGCCGAGGCCTTCCTGCGCTCCGGCCGGCACTATTGGAACGCGGGGATGGCGCTCTTCCGGCCCGGCGTCCTCGTCGAGACGGTGGAGCGCCGGGCGCCGGCGCTCGCCGCGGCCCTCGGGGGGCTCCGCGCCGCCCTGGGGGGGCCGGCCGCCGGGCTCGAGGCGGCCTACGCGGCCCTGCCGCCCGATTCCCTGGACGTGGCCCTCCTCGAGCAGGCGGACAACCTCGTGGTCTTCGAGGCGGACTTCGACTGGCACGACGTGGGGCTCTGGGAGGGGCTCCGCGAGATGGCGGGCCGGGACCCGTCGGGGAACGCCCTCCTGGGCGGGGGCGAGGCGGTGCTCCTCGACGCGGCGGGGCTCACGGTGCACGTGGAGGCGGGGCGGCTCGTGGCGGCCCTGGGGGTCCGGGACCTCGTGGTCGCCGTGGTGGGTGAGGCGGTCCTCGTGTGCCCGCGGGACCGGATCGACGACCTCCCGCGCCTCGTGGCCGAGCTGGAGCGGCGGGGCCGGGGGCGGTTCCTCTGAGGGCCCCGGCCGCCGCCTCAGGCAGCGGTGAGGCCGGGGCCGGTGGCGGCGATCCGGTAGAGGACGTCTTCCAGGGCCAGGCCGATGGCCGTCTCGTCTTCGAGGTCCCAGCCGCCGTGCCGTCTCGGGGCCAGGCGGGCGGCGCAGACGTCGGTCAGGTTGGCGAACCACTTCCGGGCGAGGTTGCCCTTCCGGAGACGGTCGAGGACCTCGCGGCGCCGGGCCTCGAAGGCGGCGGGCGAGGGGGCCTCCATGACGTTTCCCATGGCGTAGGCGGGCTGCATGGTCTCCGGGCAGGGATAGACGGTGCCGTCCGGGCCGATGGCGATCCGGTTCATGATGCCGCTGCAGAGGTAGGCGCGGCGGATCCGGGTGGGGGCCGTGACGGCCTCGATCAGTTCGTTGATGCCGCCGATGGCGATGTCCTCGCCGCGGGCCCGGGTCTCGAAGAAGAAGTCCAGCATCTCGGCGTAATAGCGCCGGAGCCGGTCGCCGCTCACGATGTCGTCCGCGAAGCGGGCGCTCTGCCGGCCCTCCACGCAGGTGCAGCTCAGGCGGCCGGTGAAGCCCGCCAGGTAGGCCAGGATGGGTTTCAGCTCCGGCGGATGGCGGCGGCTGTACGTCATCTCCAGCATGTCCAGGCAGCGGTGGCGCTCGAGGCGGCGGATGCCCGCCAGGACGTCGTCGAAGCTGCCCCGGCCGTCCGGGTGGGGCCGGGTCAGGTCGTGGACCTCCGGGGGGCCGTCGATGCTCACCGATACGCGGACGCCGTGGGCCGCCAGCATGGCCGCGATGTCGTCGGTCACCAGGGTGGCGTTGGTGGTCATCCCGTAGGCCAGGTCATGGCCGGCGGCCCGCGCGTGATCGAGCACGGCGCGGATGGCCGGGAGGTTCAGGAGGGGCTCCCCGCCGAAGAGGCCGATATCCTTCGCGCCCAGGGCCACGGCGAAGTCCACGGCGCGGCGGGCGACCTCCGGGGGCATCAGGGCTCGGCGGGGGCGCCTTTCATAGTAGGCACCGTAGCAATAGGTGCACCGGAGGTTGCAGGCCTCGGCGAGGACGAGCTGGACGGAGACCGGGGACGTCAGGGGTTGTTCGACGACCCGGCGCCGGTAGACTTCGCCGAAGAGCTCCAGCAGCCACTCCCGGGTCTCCGGGGCCCGGAGGGGGCCGTCCCATGCCGGGGCGAGCGCTTGGCCGGGGTCGCAGAGGGCGTGGAGCGCCTCCGCATGGCGGGAGGGCACCCGGCGCAGGACACCGCTCGTGGTTCCGTAGGCCACCCACCCGCCCGCCCTTTCAAAGAGATGGAGGTCCCGCCGGAAGACTTCGGCGATGTATCCCCAGACCTCGGGGGCCCCGGCGGCCGTGGCCGGTGCCGGTTCGTCGGAATGCGGGGGCACGTGCCTCGGCGTCGGGGGCCTAGCGCCCGCCGCCCCGGAGGATGGCCTCGAGTGCGGACCTGAGGCGCTCGGTAGGTTCGAGGTCCAGGGCGGCGACCACGTCTTCCACCCGATCTTCCGGGAGCTCGACCTCAATCCGGAGGGACAGGGGGGCGTCCTTGTTGCAGACGAGGCCGGCCACCTTGGCCACCCCGAGCCGCTTGAGGACGGCGAGTTCGTCCTTGATGTCCGGCATGGTCTCTCCTCCTTACGGCATGCCTGGGGCTTCAGCCCCGGTGCTCCGCCTTTTTGAACCCCCGGAGGATGGCCTCGAGTGCGGACCTGAGGCGGTCGGTGGGTTCGAGGTCCAGGGCGGCGACCACGTCCGCGACCTGGTCCTGGGGGACCTCCACCTCGATCCGGAGCGTCACCGGGGCCTTCTTGTTGCAGACGAGGCCGGCCACCTTCGCCGTGCCCAGGCGCTTGAGGACCTTGAGTTCATCCTTCAGGTTTTTCGCGTCCATCCATCTCCTCCTTGATGTTTTTCATGTCGGGTCTCGGAAACTGGCAACCATGGTATCTATAAAAACCTACATGTTCAAGCGGAAAATGTAAAAAAAGAATAAACAAAAATTAATACATAGAAAATTGAATACGAAAGAAGTCACCGCCCCGGTGCATACGAAGTCACCGCACAGCCTTGACGGCGCCGGGGGGGCGGTCCATAATCTCCGCCATACACAGGATGGGCCCGAAGGGTGCCCGTGTTGGCCGTCGATCACGAGAGTTCGTTTCCCCTTTCCGCGGTTCAAGGGGCGGTGCGAGGGCATCGCCCGCGTGGAGAGGTCCGACAGGGAGGTGGGGTCCATGGAAGATGGCCAGATTCGTTTCTGCCGGGAGGAGAACGCGGCCCTTGGAAAGGCCGCCGTCTCCCGCGGCGCCGCGGGGGACTTCGGCCTTTCCGGGGCCGCGGACCCGCTCCATGCCGGCGGCCGGCGGCCGGTCGTCTCGGGCCGGGGCACCGGCGGTCTTACCCCGCACGCCGGGGTGGGCTGAGGCGCCCCGGCGGTGGGTGCGGCGCCCCCGGTGGAGGCCACGTCCGGCGGTCGCGCACGGCTGGGCATCCGCCGGCTCGGCCGCACCGGTTTCCGCGTCTCGGAGATCGGCTTCGGCGCCTGGGGGATCGGGGGGGCGGCGGCGCCCGGCTATGGTCCCACCGATGACGAGACCTCGATGGCCGCGGTCCGGTTGGCCGTTGAGCTCGGCTGCACTTTTTTCGACACCGCGGACAGCTACGGGTTCGGCCACAGCGAGCGGCTGCTCGGCCGGGCCCTGGGGGCCGTCCGGGACGGGGTCTTCATCGCCACCAAGGCCGGCTACGACTTCTATCACGGGCCGCCCCGGCCGAATTTCGCCCCGGCCTATCTCCGGTGGGCCCTCGAACAGAGCCTGCGCCGGTTGCAGGCCGAGTCCGTGGATCTCTTCCAGCTGCACGATCCGCCCGCGGCCGTGCTCTTCGACCCCCGTGTGGTGGCGGTGCTTCGTGCCCTCAAGGCGGAAGGCAAGGCCCGGGCCGTGGGCGTCTCCGCGGCCACCGTGGAGGACGCCTTCTGGGCCCTGCAGGCGGGCTGGCCGGAGACCGTCCAGGTGCACTACCACATGCTGGCCCCGGAGGCAGAGGCGCTCTTCCCCCTGGCGGCGGCCCGGGGGGTCGGGATCATCGCCCGGGAGCCCCTGGCCAACGGCGTGTTGACCGGGAAGTTCGGCCCCCGGCCCCGGCTGGCCCCGGGAGACATCCGGGCCCGGAGGGGGGCCGCATACTGGGCCCGGGCGACGGCTGCGGCGGCGCGGCTGGCCCGGTTTTGCCGGGAGGGGGAGACTCCTACCCAGCTGGCGTTGCGGTTCGTGCTGGAGCGGCCCGAGGTGTCGGTCGTGGTCTGCGGGTGCAAGACACCCGCCCAGGTCAGGGAAAACCTGAGGGAGGTGCGACGTGGTGCAACAACAAGCGACGGCTAGGGAGCAGGCGGGTTGGGCCGGCACGGAGTGGGATCCGCGGAGCGGGACTCTGCTCGGCGCCTTTCCGGCGGCGCTGCAGCCCCTGGTGATGGAGGCGATCATGCCGGCGGTCCCCACGCCGGCCACCGACATCTGGTACGAGGACGAAGAGCACGGGGCCGTGGTCGTCATGCGGCACGGCCTCCAGTGGCAGCTCAACCACTCGGCGGCGGCGCTCTGGTCGGCCCTCGGAAAGCCCGTGCGGGAGATCGTCGCCGAGATGCAGGCGGCCTTCCCGGACGCGGACCCGGACGAGGTCGCCTTCTGGTCGGTGGCCTTCCTCGTCGAGGCGGCCCGGAACGGCCTGGTGGACTTCGAGGTCCGGTGAGCCGCCCCGGTTCGATCGAGGACGCCGACGTCCCGGGGGCGGCTCGCTGGCGGGTGGTGCTGCCGCCCGGGGAGGCGCCGCCTCCGGTTGGGGAGGTGGCGGTGCGCCTCTTCGAGCGGGGGGCGCCGGCCTGGGCCACGCCCTGGGCGGAGTGGCGTTTCGCCCCGCCGGCCGGTCCCCTCGTCGCCGTGGAGGTGGATCTTCGGTGCCCGGATCTGCTGGGGGCCCGGCTCCTGACCCGGGACGGCGCCGCGGTGGCCGTGGACCATGCGTGCCCGGAACCGGGGCGTCTCCCGGCGGCGATCGATCTCCTGTTGTCCGTTTCCACCCCGGCGGGGGACCGGGTCCTCCGCCGGGCGTCGGCCGAGGTACCCCGCCGGGTGCAACAGTCGTCGGCCGAGGCCGTGCGGCTGGGGTCGGCCCCTGCGATCGAGTGGTTTTTCCTCGAGCTCACCACGGCTTGCAACTATGCCTGCACCTATTGCCCGCGGCCGCTTCTGACCCGTCCCCAGGGGGCGATGCCCTTCGATCGGGCCCGTGCGGCCCTGGAGATGATCGCCGCCTACCGCCGCCGGCATCCCCTGCTCCAGAACTACGCCGAGGCCCGGCATCCCGTCTTCCTGCACGTGATGGGCGAGCCGCTGCTCTACCCGCGCCTCGTCGAGCTCCTGGCGCACGGGCGCGGGCTGGGCCTCGACTTCGCCCTGGTCACCAACGCCTCTTTGCTCACGCCCGAGGTGGGAGCCGCCCTCCTGGACGTCGGGGTCCACAGCGTGGTGATGAGTCTCAACGCGCCGGATGCCCGAAGCTACGCCGCCACCGGCGCCGGCGCCCCCTTCGACGAGGTGGTCCGCAACATCCAGGCCTTCGTGGCGGAGCGGGCGCGGCGCGACGCGGTGCTGCCGCGGGTCGAGATCCAGCTGCTCTCGTCCCGCGGGGCCGAGATCGCCGCCGGCCCCCTCGTGGAGACCCCGGCCCAGGTGCAGGAGCAGCTGGCCTTCTGGAGCGACCTCGTCCGGGACGTCGAGGCCGAGGCGGGCGCGGCCGCCCCCGCGGGGCGGGAGGCGGCTACGTGGCCCCGGGCCCTGGAGCAGCCGCCCTGGGACCCGGCCCACTACCTGCCCATCGGACGGCACGTCTGGCTGGTGGTCAAGCGGGCCTGCAACTTCGCCAACGCCCTCTTGCCGCCGGGCCGGGGCGTCCGCCCGGCCGGGACCGGCCGCTGCCTCTTCGGCGCGCCGGAGCGGACCTTCTGTATCTTTTGGGACGGCACCGCCAGCTTCTGCTCCCTCGACTACGACAACGAGGTGAACCTAGGTGACGTCTTCGAGCACGGGATCGAGGCCCTCTGGGCCGGGCGCCGCATGTCCCGCATCCGGGATCTCATGCGCCGCGGCCGGCTCCCGGAGGCCCTCTGCCGGAGATGCCTCGGCCGGGTGGTGCCCGCCTCCGCGGTGCCCCGGCCTGGAAGGAGACCGACGTGAAGGATGTCCTCCTGGTCAACCCCCCCATGTGGTCGCCCAGCGCCCAGGCGGCCTTCAACGGGCTGTGCCCCCCGCTGGGGCTCGGCTACCTCGCCGCGAGCCTCCTCGAGGCGGGGGCCACGGTGGAGATCGTGGACCTGGCCGTGGCCCCGGAGCCCCGGGCGGCGCTCGCCCGGGCCCTGGAGCGGACGCGCCCGCGCCTGGTGGGCATCACCTCCATCTCGCAGAACTACGACCTGGCGCTCGAGGCGGCGCGGGCGGCCCGTGCGCTGGCCCCGGAGGCCCTGGTCGTCATGGGCGGCCCGCATGCCTCCTATTGCTGGCGGGAGGTGCTCTCCAACCGGGAGGTGGACGTCGTCGTTTGCTTCGAGGGGGAGCGGACCATCGTGGAGTTGCTCCGGGCCGTGGATGCCGGGCGGCGGGGCGCGGCGGCCGCCCTGGCCGAGACGGCCGGCATCGCCTGGCGGGACGGGGAGGCGGCCGTTCAGACCCCGGCCCGGCCGCCCGAGACCGATCTCGACCGGCTGCCTCATCCGGCCCGGCACCTCCTGCCCATGGCCCGGTACGGCCGGCCCGGCAACATCATGACCAGCCGGGGATGCCCCATGAAGTGCATCTTCTGCATCTCGAGCACCTACGAGGGGAACTACCGGCCGCGCGGGGCCGAGGACGTCCTGGCCGAGCTGGAGGAGCTGCGCTTCGTCTGGGGCCTGCGGGATCTCTATTTCATCGACAACGTCTTCACGGTGGACGCGGACCGCGTGCGGGCCATCTGCCGGGGGATCGTGGAGGCGGAGCTGGAGATCCGCTTCGATTGCGTCTCCCGGGCCAACCTCGTCACGGAGGAGCTGGTGGGGTGGCTCCGGGCCGCCGGCTGCCAGCGGGTCGAGATCGGCGTGGAATCTGGTTCCCAGGAGGTCATCGAGCAGCTGCGCAAGGGGATCACGCTGGACCAGGTGCGGCGGGCCGCCGAGATCACCTTGGGACAGGGGCTTACGCCGATGTTCACCTTCCAGGTGGGCGCCCCCTTCGACACGCCGGAGACCCTGGAGGCCACGCACCGCCTGGCCGCGGAACTGCGGGCCAAGGGGGCCGTGACCTTCTTCTCCATCATGACGCCCTTCCCGGGGACCCCGCTGGCGCTGGAGGCCGAGGCGCTCGGCGTCCGCATTCATGCCCGTGCCTGGCGGGATTACCGTACCTCGAACCCCATCAGCGAGACCCGGTGCCTGTCGCGCAACGACCTGCGCCGCGCCCTCTACCGGGAGACCCTGGCCCAGCTCCAGGAGGGGATCGCCCCGGGCATGGGGCTTTCGTGAGGGAGGCGCTCGTGGAGACACCGTGCGATCACCTCTACAT
This region includes:
- a CDS encoding radical SAM protein → MPPHSDEPAPATAAGAPEVWGYIAEVFRRDLHLFERAGGWVAYGTTSGVLRRVPSRHAEALHALCDPGQALAPAWDGPLRAPETREWLLELFGEVYRRRVVEQPLTSPVSVQLVLAEACNLRCTYCYGAYYERRPRRALMPPEVARRAVDFAVALGAKDIGLFGGEPLLNLPAIRAVLDHARAAGHDLAYGMTTNATLVTDDIAAMLAAHGVRVSVSIDGPPEVHDLTRPHPDGRGSFDDVLAGIRRLERHRCLDMLEMTYSRRHPPELKPILAYLAGFTGRLSCTCVEGRQSARFADDIVSGDRLRRYYAEMLDFFFETRARGEDIAIGGINELIEAVTAPTRIRRAYLCSGIMNRIAIGPDGTVYPCPETMQPAYAMGNVMEAPSPAAFEARRREVLDRLRKGNLARKWFANLTDVCAARLAPRRHGGWDLEDETAIGLALEDVLYRIAATGPGLTAA
- a CDS encoding aldo/keto reductase — protein: MGAAPPVEATSGGRARLGIRRLGRTGFRVSEIGFGAWGIGGAAAPGYGPTDDETSMAAVRLAVELGCTFFDTADSYGFGHSERLLGRALGAVRDGVFIATKAGYDFYHGPPRPNFAPAYLRWALEQSLRRLQAESVDLFQLHDPPAAVLFDPRVVAVLRALKAEGKARAVGVSAATVEDAFWALQAGWPETVQVHYHMLAPEAEALFPLAAARGVGIIAREPLANGVLTGKFGPRPRLAPGDIRARRGAAYWARATAAAARLARFCREGETPTQLALRFVLERPEVSVVVCGCKTPAQVRENLREVRRGATTSDG
- a CDS encoding radical SAM protein, with the translated sequence MSRPGSIEDADVPGAARWRVVLPPGEAPPPVGEVAVRLFERGAPAWATPWAEWRFAPPAGPLVAVEVDLRCPDLLGARLLTRDGAAVAVDHACPEPGRLPAAIDLLLSVSTPAGDRVLRRASAEVPRRVQQSSAEAVRLGSAPAIEWFFLELTTACNYACTYCPRPLLTRPQGAMPFDRARAALEMIAAYRRRHPLLQNYAEARHPVFLHVMGEPLLYPRLVELLAHGRGLGLDFALVTNASLLTPEVGAALLDVGVHSVVMSLNAPDARSYAATGAGAPFDEVVRNIQAFVAERARRDAVLPRVEIQLLSSRGAEIAAGPLVETPAQVQEQLAFWSDLVRDVEAEAGAAAPAGREAATWPRALEQPPWDPAHYLPIGRHVWLVVKRACNFANALLPPGRGVRPAGTGRCLFGAPERTFCIFWDGTASFCSLDYDNEVNLGDVFEHGIEALWAGRRMSRIRDLMRRGRLPEALCRRCLGRVVPASAVPRPGRRPT
- a CDS encoding B12-binding domain-containing radical SAM protein; translated protein: MKDVLLVNPPMWSPSAQAAFNGLCPPLGLGYLAASLLEAGATVEIVDLAVAPEPRAALARALERTRPRLVGITSISQNYDLALEAARAARALAPEALVVMGGPHASYCWREVLSNREVDVVVCFEGERTIVELLRAVDAGRRGAAAALAETAGIAWRDGEAAVQTPARPPETDLDRLPHPARHLLPMARYGRPGNIMTSRGCPMKCIFCISSTYEGNYRPRGAEDVLAELEELRFVWGLRDLYFIDNVFTVDADRVRAICRGIVEAELEIRFDCVSRANLVTEELVGWLRAAGCQRVEIGVESGSQEVIEQLRKGITLDQVRRAAEITLGQGLTPMFTFQVGAPFDTPETLEATHRLAAELRAKGAVTFFSIMTPFPGTPLALEAEALGVRIHARAWRDYRTSNPISETRCLSRNDLRRALYRETLAQLQEGIAPGMGLS
- a CDS encoding mannose-1-phosphate guanylyltransferase, translated to MSARRHALVLAGGTGTRLWPLSRRARPKQFLRLGGGERTLLQAAVDRVRPLVPPERLWVVAKPWMAGEVHREVPDLPEEHLLLEPCPRGTAAAVLLGALAVMGRDPEAVLAVLPSDHVVGDAAAFRRVLDAAFRWAADHPDIVAVGLRPRRPETAFGYVETAACLGTCSGVPCHRAASFHEKPGRAEAEAFLRSGRHYWNAGMALFRPGVLVETVERRAPALAAALGGLRAALGGPAAGLEAAYAALPPDSLDVALLEQADNLVVFEADFDWHDVGLWEGLREMAGRDPSGNALLGGGEAVLLDAAGLTVHVEAGRLVAALGVRDLVVAVVGEAVLVCPRDRIDDLPRLVAELERRGRGRFL
- a CDS encoding RsmE family RNA methyltransferase, translated to MHPRFFLLPEGTRPGPDGTVALAGEEAVHLRRVLRLREGDRVHLADGTGWRAPARVRRIGAGRGNGPRVVLELAGPAEEVDDLVPVHLLVAVLKKEAMDWLVQKAAELGAARLQPVVTARTVVRLDSSRAGARLERWRGLARQALKQCRGGRVTEVAPVAPLEAALAACAGLPGRFFLWEGGGRPLARAWAELGRPLPCAVLVGPEGGFEAGEAARVEAAGFVPAGLGPRILRGETAAVAALAVLAGLRGGGAGP
- a CDS encoding 50S ribosomal protein L11 methyltransferase, producing MDEKNRGDEKWIELRLAVPPAHVEAVAAFLADELGRGVVTGAWIDPEAPPELADVRAYLTPAERAGGFPGRLEAFLRGLRRLYPGFPGAPPAYRELAETDWSEGWKRDFAPFRVGRRWLVRPSWAAAAPRPGDVILQIDPGRAFGTGSHATTALLLELLEAVWPAGEEGAGRPAVLDVGTGTGILAVAAARLGAAAVTAVDVDPDAVEAARKNARVNGVAAVVRVVRGSADAASGAFDLVLANIERNVLLDLAPLLAGRCRPGGRLLLSGLLAAQGGEVAAAFRAHGFRIDREARRDEWCALSLVKGA
- a CDS encoding PqqD family protein is translated as MPAVPTPATDIWYEDEEHGAVVVMRHGLQWQLNHSAAALWSALGKPVREIVAEMQAAFPDADPDEVAFWSVAFLVEAARNGLVDFEVR